One window from the genome of Hydra vulgaris chromosome 02, alternate assembly HydraT2T_AEP encodes:
- the LOC105843532 gene encoding NEDD8-conjugating enzyme Ubc12 isoform X2, with amino-acid sequence MIKLFSLKNQQTDPNRGPGGGKRASAAQLRVQKDLSELQLPRTCQTEFADPDDLLNFKLTIQPDEGFYKNGIFVFTFKIGPNYPHEPPKVKCETMVYHPNIDLEGNVCLNILREDWKPVLTINAIVYGIQYLFLEPNPDDPLNKDAAEVLRQNRRLFEQNVQRTMRGGYIGSVYFERCMR; translated from the exons atgattaagttATTTTCgctaaaaaatcaacaaacagATCCAAATCGTGGGCCTGGAGGTGGAAAAAGAGCTTCTGCAGCACAGTTAAGGGttcaaaaag ACTTGTCAGAACTGCAGTTACCTAGGACTTGTCAAACAGAATTTGCTGATCCGGATGATttgcttaattttaaactgACCATACAACCTGATGag ggattttataaaaatggtatatTTGTATTCACTTTCAAA ATTGGACCTAACTATCCACATGAGCCTCCTAAAGTAAAGTGTGAAACAATG gTTTATCATCCAAATATAGATCTTGAAGGGAATGTTTGTCTTAATATACTAAG GGAGGATTGGAAACCAGTATTAACTATAAATGCGATTGTATATGGTATACAATATCTCTTCTTG gaACCAAATCCTGACGACCCACTAAACAAAg atgCGGCAGAGGTATTACGGCAAAATCGTcgtctttttgaacaaaatgtaCAAAGAACGATGAGAGGGGGATATATTGGAAGTGTGTACTTTGAGCGATGCATGAGATGA